The genome window ACGTCGGGGTTGATCAGCTCGCGGGACATCGCGTCGCGCACCGGCTCGGGGACCGCCGTCGGTCCCGGCGTCATGAGCATACGCCTCGGTTCGGCCGGCGATATATAAACGGTCCGCGGGCGGACCGGTCAACGGTCTCGGGACGGGGCGGTCGAGAGCCCCGGCCCGCGACGGGCGGGCCGACATCCTCATATATTTCTGTCGCCTGCGTTCCGGTACGATGATGCTTCCGACCCACGTGCTGGCGGGGATGCTGCTCGCGGCCCCGCTGGCGCGGGCGGCGCCGGAACTCGCGCCGGTCGGGTTCGCCGCCGGCTTCCTGGGCGGACTCCTCCCCGACCTCGACATGTACACCGGCCACCGGCGGACGCTCCACTACCCGGTCTACTACTCCGTCCTCGCCGTCCCGGCGCTCGTCGCGGCCGTGGCCGCGCCGTCGGCGCTCACCGTCGGCGTCGCGCTCTTTCTCCTCGGCGCGGCGCTCCACAGCGTCTCGGACATGTACGGCGGCGGCTTGGAGCTCAGACCGTGGGAGGGGAACTCCGACCGCGCGGTGTACGACCACCACCGCGGGACGTGGATCCCGCCCCGGCGCGGCGTCCGGTACGACGGC of Halorubrum trapanicum contains these proteins:
- a CDS encoding metal-dependent hydrolase; the protein is MLPTHVLAGMLLAAPLARAAPELAPVGFAAGFLGGLLPDLDMYTGHRRTLHYPVYYSVLAVPALVAAVAAPSALTVGVALFLLGAALHSVSDMYGGGLELRPWEGNSDRAVYDHHRGTWIPPRRGVRYDGAVEDLALCVGLSVPLLVLVDPPIRAVVFGTLAIAVVYTVLRRRLAEIAAAVIPLLPAAFDPYLPERYR